GCTTGACCAGCCAGGCCAAAATGAAACAGATGAAGGTGGAAGAGCCGATATACGGGTATATTTTTGATTATATGGTGATACCCAACGGCGGCCAACTGCGTATGCGGGATCTCATTCATCCCAAAGTCGAAGCGGAAATCGCCTTCGTAATGGGAAAAGATGTGAGCGGCCCAGGTGTAACGGGCGCACAGATCCTGGCTGCAACCGAATTTGTGACGTCCGCATTGGAAATTATCGACAGCCGCTACGAAAATTTCTCTTTTACATTGCCGGATGTAATAGCCGATAATGCGTCTTCTTCGCGAGTGATATTGGGCGATCGCCTGGTGCGGCCAGATGAAATGGAACTGGATCTGGTCGGTGTTACGCTGTCAATCAATGGTCAAATCAAAGCGTTGGGGGCGGGGGCTGCCGTATTGGGACACCCGGCCCATTCGGTGGCGATGTTGGCCAATATGCTGGCACGCAAAGGGGAATCATTGAAAGCTGGCAGCGTCATTCTGACAGGCGGTGTGACAGAAGCCATCCTGTTGCATGTTGGCGATACGGTAAGCGCCAAGCTGGATGGATTGGGAGAAATCGGGTTTCAGGTGACCGAGTAAAATTTGAGCCAAAAATCCAATAAAAAGGGGCTGTGCGATATGCCATTTGTACAAATTCAGATGCTTGAGGGCAGACCGGAGGAAAAAATCAAGCAGATGATTCGTGACGTAACGGATACGATCGTAAACACGTTAGACGTACCGAAAGAAAACGTTCGCGTTGTGGTTTCGGAAGTTCCCAAAACGCACTGGGGAATCGCGGGTACGCCTGTTTCTGACATTCCTGGACGATAGTTCCGTACCTCCCGGACGATAGTTCCCTATCCGACTTAAAGACCGTCTGATCTGTTTTGATTGGACGGTTTTTATCTGCCGATTGGCTCATCAGGCGGTTATCCGACATTGTTTCTGGCTGATGCCGCAAGAGCCAACGGGGGTAAGGTGTACACTTGCGAAAACGATTCTTTTAAGATTGAATTGGCCAAACAGACTTTTGAAAAGGCGGGACTCGACAAATACATTGAGTTGATTGAGGGAGATCTTTACAGACGGTGGCATCACTCGAGGGCCCGTGGGATTTTGTGTTTATCGATGCAGTGAAGGAAGAATACATTTTTTACCTCGCGATGGTATGGCCGAAACTCCGGTCAGGAGGACTGATAGTAGCGGATAACATGCTTTCTCATAAAGGAATATTGGGGATTACGGCCTATCAGGGATTTGTAAGACTGCAGGACGATGGAGCAACCGTAACGGTACCATCGGATCAAGCGATGAGTTCACTTGTAAATATTAGTGGAGGCTTAACTAGGCCGCTGAATTCCGAAAGGAAGCGGGGGAAACAATTTTGGGGTGAATCCGGTCGATCGATCGGTAGGGCAATCTCTTAAGCCCGAATCCGACAGCTAACCTCGTAAGTGTTTAAGAGAGGAGTGAGGACATTGTTCCAATTTCTTAATTTTACGCCCCGTAGGGATTTTTCCTATGGGGGTTTTTTAACAGCTTAGAAAATATAAAAATGTGATATTCCATCACCATTTTTATACTTTCGGCTGTCGAAAAAGGTTTCCTCTAATAGACGCCGCTTGACCGCGAATATGCTTCGGTAGAAGCCTTTTTTAGATCACGAGGAAACGACCCGCACGCGTCATGTCGGATTCGTATCTGGCGGAACCCGATTCGATTTTACGTTGACATACACCGGACACTTTTTCGGAAAAACGTTGGTGACTTGTCTTCAATCGAATCGAAGCGCGATTTTGGCTATTGACGACATGGACAACCTCGACCACCTTGTTGCGACGTTTGGCTTGAGTAAGGCAGATGCCGTTCGCTTATCAAATTTCTTAAAGGAACCGCTTGCTGATCGATTGCTTCACTCGGAGTATTAAGCATCGGAAACCTTGCTGCTATAGACACACGTCTGTGGAAAATCCGACCTTCTTTCGAGAAGGTCGTTTTCAATTTATCCAAAAATCGATCCGAAATTCATGTTTGATGTGCTCTGATTCTGGAAGTTCTCACAAATAAAACAGCCAAACAATCAAAGGTGCAAAAACAGAGCCAGAGAGCGCGCTCAACGTCATCGCAACGGAACTGATCGATACCGTTTGTTCTCCATATTCAAAAGCCTTCGCGATTCCGATCGCATGCGACGCGCTGCCCAGTGCGATTCCCCGACCCAAAAAATTGTTGATTCTGAACCAGTTGAAGATATAGGGGCCAAAGACGGGACCAGTCAATCCTGCGATCATGACAAATACAGCGGCCAGTGGAGGAATCCGCCTAAAACCGGGAGCAAATTTTTGATTAAGATGTTCCTTTGCTTATATAACGGGTAGGCAAGAGAAACAACGGATGGTCCTAACAGGAGGTTACTCCATTGCCCTCCAATCATATAGGTACTATACGGGATTTGAAAACAGACAAGAATGACAACAAGCGCGACCAATAATAGAAAAAAACCAATAATACTGCCCGGAATCGGCAAGTGCAGCAAGTTGTGCAGCCAATCTCCAACAAATGAAACAGCGTATAAAAACGCAATTTGTGCAATGATTTTCATGATTTTCATTCGTATGGTTGGATCCTAACGGATACAGCTGTAAGAGGAATACCGTCCCTCCTTGCTTTTGCATGATATTTTAGGTTCTCAATACTTTACACATAGAATAACGCATCGGGAAAGAATTGTAAAAATAGTAGTTGCAACAAAACAACAGAACTACTTAGTGTTATGTTTATGTAAGTTTACATTACACAAATATCTCGATGCACAATTATTTTATTTGATTTTTAAATTACATGTTATATATTATTACATATACATTACATATATGGTTGCATTTTTAGGAGGAGGAGAATTCGATGGGGTTTTTCGGTTGGCTGGATTTTCGTGAAGGTCTTCCGCTTTGGTGGTCTTATAAGCTTAACCGCCAAATCGCGCAGTCGGTGGAAGAAACGTTTGAAGGGATTGCCAGGACGCGAGTATCTCTGCTTTTGGATTGGGCAAATGAACAATGGGATTACATAGAGAACACCGCAACAGAAATAAGTCGAATACCCGATGAAGAGTGGAATTTCTATTTAAAAAAACGTCTGCAACAAGCAACTTATTTTACAGAGTTATTTTTGCTTACAACCAAACTTGAAGTATGCGCTGCCACATACCCGAAGCATCTGGGATTTTCCTATCATAACAATCAGAAAACGGGGATCAACAGAGCCGTCCTGCATGTTTTAAATACAAATGAAAGACTTCTCTATGGTCCATTTTCGGATCCGCTGACTATGGAGATCGGGCCACGAACTTCCAATTTTCATGACGAAGTAACGATTGTGTTCATTCAACCGGTTCGGCTAGGGAACAAGTTGAGCCATATTTTAATCGGGCGTATTCCCAACGATGTTCTAGGAGACCTGATCCAACGTGAAGCTGGCCATGTTTACCGCGATTCCGGTGACAACTATCTGTTTATGGCCAAGTCCAATTTTGATCCCGCCATCGCCCCCGGAACCGCATTGTCCCGAAGCCGTTTCGAAGACCGCGCATTTACGTTAGGGGAAAATCTGAAAGACGGGGTTCACACCAAACACTGGGGAATTGTCCGGGTTAAGGATCATACTGAATTTGAAATACGTTTTACGGACCCGGCGACCAACGAACTGCATCCCGGGGTGTGGAACACAATTCAAAACGGAAATAACATTTTCGTTCACTTTCCTGGCTATTCCGACTACCGCCACATTCCGGTAATAGGCAAAGGAGTCACTTTCCAGTTACCGGGTTCGCCCGATATATGGGGAATGATGTGCGAAGGCGATCTCGAGGAAGTTTATCGACGCCGTTCGCTTACTTGGCGACTTGGCAAGCTTTTTGCCATGTGGATGGGAGCGGGAATCATACTGCATCAACTTTTGATTCTGCCAGGCATTTTCCCGCTTTGGTCGACAATGTTGATCGAAGTAATTTACGGTCTGGTGGCAGTTTTATTGTTTTCCCGAAGAGGAGTAGAACCTGTCGCCTCCCGTTTAACAGATATGACTCGGATCATTCGTCGAATAGCGGAAGGCGGAGGCGATCTTACAATGCGTATAGACCATTCTACGCTCGAAAATGACGAATCAGGTGAATTGGGCCGTTGGGTAAATAACCTGATTGATAGTTTGGACGGACTTATGAGCAAGGTAAAGACAACTGCTCTGGGCGTGGAAACTACGAATGAATCGTTGCGCGAAAAAAACAGCCAGGGTCGAGCAAAATTCCTCTTTAGTGATCCACAGTATGGCAGAAATGTTGGAAGGAATACAGCATCAGCTAACAGACGTCCGGCAGGCTATGCTTCAAATTGACCAAGTAAGCGAAACCCTTCACAGTATAGAACAACTGTCACAGGATCAACTAAAACACGCGCAGGAACAAATTGAAAGCATTGACGAAAAAATGAAGGACATCGTGTATCGTGTTCAGGTTGCCCTTAAATTAACTGACACTTTTGCCGAGCATTCCGAAAAAATCAGCCGAATCGTTCATACCATCAACGAAGTGGCTCAACAAACCAATCTTCTGGCATTAAACGCTTCTATTGAAGCGGCCAGAGCTGGGGAACACGGCCGAGGGTTTGCAGTTG
The sequence above is a segment of the Effusibacillus dendaii genome. Coding sequences within it:
- a CDS encoding 2-keto-4-pentenoate hydratase, with amino-acid sequence MGNYNYRQIAAFLERAELEKKEIGRITADYTDLDVAAAYEIQAELVNLKLEQGYRVIGPKMGLTSQAKMKQMKVEEPIYGYIFDYMVIPNGGQLRMRDLIHPKVEAEIAFVMGKDVSGPGVTGAQILAATEFVTSALEIIDSRYENFSFTLPDVIADNASSSRVILGDRLVRPDEMELDLVGVTLSINGQIKALGAGAAVLGHPAHSVAMLANMLARKGESLKAGSVILTGGVTEAILLHVGDTVSAKLDGLGEIGFQVTE
- a CDS encoding 4-oxalocrotonate tautomerase is translated as MPFVQIQMLEGRPEEKIKQMIRDVTDTIVNTLDVPKENVRVVVSEVPKTHWGIAGTPVSDIPGR
- a CDS encoding O-methyltransferase; the protein is MDGFYLPIGSSGGYPTLFLADAARANGGKVYTCENDSFKIELAKQTFEKAGLDKYIELIEGDLYRRWHHSRARGILCLSMQ
- a CDS encoding methyl-accepting chemotaxis protein gives rise to the protein MGFFGWLDFREGLPLWWSYKLNRQIAQSVEETFEGIARTRVSLLLDWANEQWDYIENTATEISRIPDEEWNFYLKKRLQQATYFTELFLLTTKLEVCAATYPKHLGFSYHNNQKTGINRAVLHVLNTNERLLYGPFSDPLTMEIGPRTSNFHDEVTIVFIQPVRLGNKLSHILIGRIPNDVLGDLIQREAGHVYRDSGDNYLFMAKSNFDPAIAPGTALSRSRFEDRAFTLGENLKDGVHTKHWGIVRVKDHTEFEIRFTDPATNELHPGVWNTIQNGNNIFVHFPGYSDYRHIPVIGKGVTFQLPGSPDIWGMMCEGDLEEVYRRRSLTWRLGKLFAMWMGAGIILHQLLILPGIFPLWSTMLIEVIYGLVAVLLFSRRGVEPVASRLTDMTRIIRRIAEGGGDLTMRIDHSTLENDESGELGRWVNNLIDSLDGLMSKVKTTALGVETTNESLREKNSQGRAKFLFSDPQYGRNVGRNTASANRRPAGYASN